One Rosa chinensis cultivar Old Blush chromosome 5, RchiOBHm-V2, whole genome shotgun sequence genomic region harbors:
- the LOC121049330 gene encoding disease resistance RPP13-like protein 4, whose amino-acid sequence MSLIVEAMVQTLTEQVFTALMNQAEFALDFSGQFEQLKTGLDLTKALLSDTESLNHKNNTIKTALFDLREVIYKADDVLTDCLVRDEYRKEGSCSGSLLHDPFFLHRTGKKLKDINLRMKEIEKTLGRFLRAPDSIHREDAYQVRVMVSQDWNPTEIIGLDSDVEKIKGWIFDTSKVLHYVGIVGMGGLGKTTIAQKIFHDLEVVGHFHKLIWVCVSQSFSAERIMRSILEGLGENVSGAGVTQILSRIQQVLKDKSCLIVMDDVWNHTDVDWWTNLCSVIPKQSSCIIVTTRNEEAAIGMGVESSRIHRPKTLNDEESWCLFSKFAFPTSKGLCPEDRLEKLGKELLKKCGGLPLAIKTIGSLLASKIDYPSQWTRVLESFHSLTTEGKTSSLSSVMACLRLSYDELPPGLKQCLLCFSIYPEDYEIHADQLIYWWIGEGLVQSKGSRTAVEVGYEYLTVLISRCLVEIVQRRGFDGRVYKCKIHDMVRELIILIAEEEEFCGFDERGRQELTAKTRWLCFIDEMDEKSLKRSSKLRALLLMSSRGFDFERNSGFLLRSLRMLDLSNCTVDEHCVEDLFSWISSLKRLASLNLSGIQALKELPSSIHKLLNLQLLLLTGCSNLVKIHPSITNLKKLIILDLGGCPIQYLPQGLGRLSYLQELSGFKVVSQPRKPSFRLLEIRELINLRVLRIHVSSTTVIADNELDVLSQLRRLNVLAIDAEDCRNNNVLEMLEGLTPPPSLQELYLRNYKKETLPNWVNPGQLSRLQYLCIENGDLVKLSSGQTTWNLEGLCLKYLMRLEVDWNDLEKDMPVLHYMEISHCYNLTDFPCSVMEPGVWRKH is encoded by the coding sequence ATGTCGTTAATAGTGGAGGCTATGGTCCAGACTTTGACGGAGCAAGTGTTCACAGCTCTAATGAACCAGGCTGAATTTGCACTCGACTTCAGCGGCCAGTTTGAGCAGTTGAAGACGGGGCTTGATCTCACCAAGGCCTTACTGTCAGACACGGAGAGTCTCAACCACAAGAACAACACTATCAAGACAGCATTATTTGATCTAAGGGAAGTCATCTACAAAGCCGACGATGTACTCACTGATTGCTTGGTTAGAGATGAATACAGAAAGGAGGGATCCTGTTCCGGCTCCTTGCTTCACGATCCATTCTTCCTGCATCGTACAGGAAAGAAATTGAAAGACATCAATTTGCGTATGAAGGAGATAGAGAAGACCTTGGGCCGGTTTTTGAGGGCACCGGACAGCATCCATAGAGAAGATGCATACCAAGTTAGGGTGATGGTGTCACAGGACTGGAATCCAACTGAGATAATTGGGTTGGATAGCGATGTGGAGAAGATTAAGGGTTGGATTTTTGACACCAGCAAGGTACTTCACTATGTAGGCATTGTGGGAATGGGTGGCTTGGGCAAAACCACCATTGCTCAAAAGATATTTCATGATCTAGAAGTAGTAGGCCACTTTCACAAGCTGATATGGGTGTGTGTTTCGCAATCATTCAGCGCTGAGCGGATTATGAGGAGCATCCTAGAAGGTCTAGGAGAAAACGTCTCAGGAGCCGGTGTTACTCAGATTTTGAGCAGAATTCAGCAAGTACTTAAAGATAAGAGCTGTCTGATTGTCATGGATGATGTGTGGAATCACACAGATGTTGATTGGTGGACCAACCTCTGTTCTGTTATACCCAAACAAAGCAGCTGCATCATAGTTACAACTAGAAATGAAGAAGCTGCAATTGGTATGGGAGTTGAAAGCTCACGAATCCATCGTCCGAAGACTCTTAATGATGAGGAAAGCTGGTGTTTATTCTCCAAGTTTGCATTTCCTACAAGCAAGGGATTGTGTCCGGAGGACAGGCTTGAGAAATTAGGAAAAGAACTCTTGAAGAAGTGTGGTGGACTCCCACTCGCAATCAAGACTATAGGATCCTTGTTGGCATCAAAGATCGACTACCCTTCACAGTGGACACGAGTTCTGGAGAGCTTTCATTCTTTGACAACCGAGGGAAAAACTAGCTCACTAAGCTCTGTTATGGCCTGTTTGCGATTGAGCTATGATGAACTTCCGCCTGGTTTGAAGCAATGCCTGCTGTGTTTCTCCATCTATCCTGAAGACTACGAGATACATGCTGATCAGTTAATCTACTGGTGGATAGGAGAAGGCCTCGTGCAAAGCAAGGGCTCAAGAACAGCAGTAGAAGTTGGATATGAGTATCTCACAGTACTAATCAGCAGATGCTTGGTTGAAATTGTGCAGAGGAGAGGATTTGATGGGAGAGTCTACAAGTGCAAAATACATGATATGGTGCGGGAACTGATAATATTGATTGCAGAAGAGGAGGAATTTTGCGGCTTTGACGAACGAGGCAGACAAGAATTGACAGCAAAGACTAGGTGGTTATGCTTTATTGATGAAATGGATGAAAAGTCCTTGAAACGTAGTTCAAAGCTTAGGGCATTGTTGCTGATGTCAAGCCGCGGATTTGACTTTGAAAGGAATTCGGGGTTTCTGCTGCGATCCCTCAGAATGTTGGATTTATCAAACTGCACTGTGGATGAGCATTGTGTGGAGGATCTCTTCAGCTGGATCAGCTCCCTTAAGCGCTTAGCATCTCTGAACTTAAGTGGTATTCAAGCCCTGAAAGAATTGCCCTCTTCAATTCATAAACTCCTCAACCTCCAACTTTTGCTTTTAACAGGTTGCAGCAATCTCGTAAAAATACACCCTTCCATCACTAATTTGAAGAAGTTGATTATTTTGGACCTAGGCGGATGTCCAATCCAATACTTGCCTCAGGGATTGGGAAGGCTTTCTTATCTTCAAGAGCTCTCCGGATTCAAGGTTGTGAGTCAGCCTAGAAAGCCAAGTTTCCGGCTTCTTGAGATTAGGGAATTGATCAACCTGAGAGTACTGCGAATACATGTAAGTAGTACCACAGTTATCGCAGACAATGAACTTGATGTCCTCTCTCAGCTTAGAAGGCTCAATGTTCTAGCTATTGATGCAGAAGATTGTAGAAATAACAATGTTTTGGAAATGCTAGAAGGGCTGACCCCTCCTCCAAGCCTACAAGAGCTATATCTTAGGAATTACAAGAAGGAAACTCTGCCCAACTGGGTTAATCCTGGACAACTTTCACGATTGCAGTATCTTTGCATCGAGAATGGAGACCTTGTCAAGCTAAGCAGTGGTCAAACCACCTGGAATCTTGAAGGCCTGTGTCTCAAGTACTTGATGAGGCTAGAGGTAGACTGGAACGACTTGGAGAAGGATATGCCTGTACTTCACTACATGGAGATCAGTCATTGTTACAACTTGACGGATTTCCCTTGTTCGGTTATGGAACCTGGGGTCTGGAGAAAGCATTAA